The nucleotide sequence GTCCCGGCGTTGGCGAATACGATATCCAGGCTTCCGCGCTCGGCCTCCACCGCCGCGTACAGCCGATCGAGATCGGCCGGCTCGGAGACCGAGCCCTTCACCGCCCGGGCATGGGGCCCGAGGGCGGCCACGGCGGCATCGAGGGCGCCCTGCCGGCGGCCGAAGATAAAGACAAAAGCGCCCTCCTCGATGAAGCGCTGTGCCGCAGCCAGGCCGATGCCCGTAGCGCCGCCGGTGATGACGGCGGTCTTTCCATTCAGTCTGTTCATGTCATGTGCTCTTTCGGTGGCGTTGCCCGCCAGCTGGAGAAATGCCGCATGGCGCGGTAATATGTGGATCACCGATCCAGATAAGGACTATATGGATCACTGATCCATTTGTCAAGACAAGCCATGCGAGCTGACGCCCAAAAAAATCGCAGCCAAATCCTTACCGTCGCGCGTGACGTCGTCGCCGAGCATGGCGCAGAGGCGTCGATGCGCGATATCGCTCGCCGCGCCGGTGTAGGCCTGGCCACGCTGCTACGCCACTTCCCGACGCGAGAAGCCCTGTTCGAGGCCTTGCTGTGCACCCAGCTGGATGCACTGACGCAGAAGGCGGACGAACTCGAGACCTCGGCTTCGGCGGACGAAGCACTTCTCGCCTGGTTTCGTGATTTGGTGGTATTCACGCAAAGCTATAGGGGCGTTGTGGCCATGATGGCGGCCGCCCATACCAACCCGGACTCCGCGCTTTACGCTTCATGCGCCGCGGTGCACTCGGCAGGCGCGCGGCTGCTGCTGCGTGCCCAGGAAAAAGGAATGGCACGCGCCGACATGAACGGGGACGACCTGTTCGCCCTGATAACGGCGCTGGGCTGGGCGGTTGACCAACCCTCATTCGCGTCGCGGGCCGACCATCTCGTTCACCTCATTACGAGCGCCATCCTGACCGGTCGGTCCATGAGCGGGACCAAGGGCCGTTCTTCGGCCCAAAGGTAGGAATTGGGGCCGGTTTTTCCCAGGAAGTGCCCTACCCCGCTTGCCGCGGACCCATGTGCCGCGCACCAGACACTTGGCGATCGCCAACGCGCCGAGTCGGAGCAGGCAAGCCTTATGCGTCAATCCATCCGAAGAGGAATCCTGGCCTTGGGCAACGAAGCCAGGAACAAGACCAGGCAAACGCAAAGAAGCACGATGTCTTTATAGAGAAACTCGCCGGTCAGGTTCCACGCTATGGGATCCGTGGAAAAGCTCCATTTCACGACGCCCGGCGTCGTGAAGAAGAAGGACCAGGTGATGGCGAAGGTGCCTACCCCCATCAGCGCGCCCAATGCTGACAGCCAGGGAGAGAACGCCCCCAAAGCCAGTAGCGCGGCCGTCGTCAGCTCTATAGAACCCAACAGATAGGCTTCGCCGCGGATACCGAAGATCTGCAGCCATGAAACGAAGGGGCTGTTCACAATGAACTGGGCAATGCCTTGCGCAGACTGCGGGGTGAACTTCTGGATGCCAAACGATATGAATATCAGCACCATCACCCAACGCAGGATCGCAAGCGGCCAATACAGGCCCGCCCCCTTCTCCGCAACGTTGAACTCTTTCAGCATATAAGGCCTCCGGGAAAGTGGGTCATACAACCCTTCTTCGTTCCGGATCGCGGCGCGGTTACGTGCGCAGATGCAACAGTTTTCGGCGTGACCGGCGCCGCCAGTGCTCGCCGGTAACGCGACTCTCCATGCTGACGGGCGTCGAGCGTACCGCCATTTCGGCCATCCCAGCATTCATTGGGCAGATTGGGAGGAACAGAACCACTGCTAGAATGGCGTGTCGGAAAAGGCAGACTTGGTTTGGTAAGCCCAAGTCCTTTCGGAAACGAAAGCTCTGTCTCCTGCCATCGCAAGAGACCCCACGACGAACACCCGATGCCGTTTGGGCATCCCATGTTCGTCCGTGTGGCTCCTCACCTTGATGGCAGCGCTCCGGTCGAACATCGACAAAGGAGCGCTCCATGCAAACCCTTCCCCATACACCCCGTACTGCGCTGATCACGGGCGTCAGCCGTTCTCGGGGCCTCGGCTTCGCGGTTGCCACGCAGCTCGCCGAACTGAACCATCACGTCATCCTGACGGCAAGGGACAAGAGCCAGGCGGAACAATTTGCCGTGCAATTGCGCGAAACAGGCCGTGAAGCGACGGCCCTGCGTCTCGATCTGGCCGATCGATCCAGCATCCACGAAGCAGTCAGCCACCTCGCTCGAACGATCGGCCATCTGGACGTGCTGGTGAACAACGCCAGCACCATGCCCGACTTCAATACACGCTCGGTGCTGGAGGTCGATTTCGATGACGTTCAATCAGCGTTTCAGGTTGATGTAATCGGTTGTTGGTGCCTGACCCAGGCCCTGCTTCCGCTACTGCGCCGGGCACCGGCGGCGCGCATCGTCAATGTTTCAAGCGGCGGGGCACGGCGGATCGGAAGCTGCAAGCCGGGGCCCGTCCATTCTCCGGCCCATTCGCTTGCCAAGTACACGCTCGACGCCCTGACGGCGACCCTGGCCACGGCGCTTGCCGATACGCCGATTCTCGTCAACGCCGTCGATCCAGGATCGGTCGCCACCCATCCCGAACGAGGCGACGACGCAGACGACCTGCCTCCCGCCGAAGCCGCCAAGGGCATTGTCCGGGCCGCAACGCTGAGTGCCGATGGCCCCACGGGCGGGATCTTCAGGGATGACCACCCCTTGCGAATAATTTCGCAATGAACAAAGCCCTGGTCGTCATCTTCGCTACCATCGCACTCGATGCGGTCGGGATTGGCCTGATCTTTCCGATCCTGCCGCGTCTGATCGAGGACGTGACCCACGCCGCGAATGTTGCCTCCTACGTCGGCGTTCTCGCCGCGCTTTACGCAGCGATGCAGTTTTTCTCCGCGCCTGTCCTCGGTTCCTTGAGCGACCGGCTGGGCCGCCGGCCCGTGCTGCTGATCTCTCTGGGAGGCGCGGCCGTCAACTATGTATTGATGGCGTTCGCGCCGTCGCTGGGGCTGCTGATCGTCGGCCGTGCCGTGGCCGGGCTCACCAGCGCCACCATCTGGGTCGCAGCGGCCTACATCACCGACATCTCGCCCGATGAGTTGCGGGCGAA is from Bordetella bronchialis and encodes:
- a CDS encoding TetR/AcrR family transcriptional regulator translates to MRADAQKNRSQILTVARDVVAEHGAEASMRDIARRAGVGLATLLRHFPTREALFEALLCTQLDALTQKADELETSASADEALLAWFRDLVVFTQSYRGVVAMMAAAHTNPDSALYASCAAVHSAGARLLLRAQEKGMARADMNGDDLFALITALGWAVDQPSFASRADHLVHLITSAILTGRSMSGTKGRSSAQR
- a CDS encoding DUF417 family protein, whose product is MLKEFNVAEKGAGLYWPLAILRWVMVLIFISFGIQKFTPQSAQGIAQFIVNSPFVSWLQIFGIRGEAYLLGSIELTTAALLALGAFSPWLSALGALMGVGTFAITWSFFFTTPGVVKWSFSTDPIAWNLTGEFLYKDIVLLCVCLVLFLASLPKARIPLRMD
- a CDS encoding SDR family NAD(P)-dependent oxidoreductase; this encodes MQTLPHTPRTALITGVSRSRGLGFAVATQLAELNHHVILTARDKSQAEQFAVQLRETGREATALRLDLADRSSIHEAVSHLARTIGHLDVLVNNASTMPDFNTRSVLEVDFDDVQSAFQVDVIGCWCLTQALLPLLRRAPAARIVNVSSGGARRIGSCKPGPVHSPAHSLAKYTLDALTATLATALADTPILVNAVDPGSVATHPERGDDADDLPPAEAAKGIVRAATLSADGPTGGIFRDDHPLRIISQ
- a CDS encoding MFS transporter, with translation MNKALVVIFATIALDAVGIGLIFPILPRLIEDVTHAANVASYVGVLAALYAAMQFFSAPVLGSLSDRLGRRPVLLISLGGAAVNYVLMAFAPSLGLLIVGRAVAGLTSATIWVAAAYITDISPDELRAKRFGSSTPCSALASSSDRF